From a single Rhizobium lusitanum genomic region:
- a CDS encoding DsbA family protein — MPMSDMLLTKRHLLGGSAVAALSVTFAAFADTASAANATTVGGAQETTASGSSPEDEIPSADGSVDMNEVLKPGSLPEIALGKEDAPVKIVEYMSLTCPHCAHFAVNTFETIKQKYVDTGKVRFIIREFPFDPRAAAAFMLARCAPQEQYMPMVEMLFKQQIAWASPDVDGRAALLQMSKLAGFTEDSFTKCLTNQKLLDDVNSVRERAAKDFGVNATPTFLINGKRYAGDMSVGAMSKLIDSLL, encoded by the coding sequence ATGCCGATGTCCGACATGCTCTTGACCAAACGCCACCTGCTGGGTGGCAGCGCCGTTGCTGCCCTCTCGGTGACGTTCGCTGCCTTTGCCGACACGGCATCCGCTGCCAACGCCACGACGGTCGGCGGCGCGCAGGAGACCACTGCCTCAGGTTCCTCGCCGGAGGATGAAATTCCGTCGGCAGATGGCAGCGTCGATATGAACGAAGTGCTGAAGCCCGGCTCCCTGCCGGAAATCGCGCTCGGCAAGGAAGATGCTCCGGTTAAGATCGTCGAATACATGTCGCTGACCTGCCCGCACTGCGCGCATTTCGCCGTCAATACTTTCGAGACGATCAAGCAGAAATACGTCGACACGGGCAAGGTTCGCTTCATCATCCGCGAATTCCCGTTCGATCCGCGCGCCGCCGCTGCCTTCATGCTCGCGCGTTGCGCGCCGCAGGAACAGTACATGCCAATGGTCGAAATGCTGTTCAAGCAGCAGATCGCCTGGGCGTCCCCTGACGTCGATGGCCGTGCCGCACTGCTGCAAATGTCGAAACTTGCAGGTTTTACTGAGGATAGCTTTACGAAGTGCTTGACGAACCAGAAGCTTCTGGATGATGTCAACTCAGTTAGGGAACGTGCAGCCAAGGACTTCGGCGTCAACGCGACGCCGACCTTCCTGATCAATGGCAAGCGTTACGCAGGAGACATGTCGGTTGGTGCCATGTCGAAGCTTATCGACAGCCTTCTCTGA